From the genome of Penaeus monodon isolate SGIC_2016 chromosome 11, NSTDA_Pmon_1, whole genome shotgun sequence:
GACCTGGACATTTCCTCCTGACTGTGAAAATGGTAGACTTGGACGTCTCCCCCGTCTTCACAGGTATCAGTTGCACATCAGGGTGCCATGCCCAGAAGTTCTCCTTCTTAATCAGTGATAAATTCCTGACGTTGTACAAATAGAGGCGGTCGTCTTGCCATGTCAGGTTGACCCAGAGACGCGTAGTAAAGACACTACGAGAGATATCTATTTCTGGGATGCTGGAAACCCTGATGTTGCCAGCGACCAAAAATGGGCTTGAAGGCATGCTGCCCAAGCTTTTGAACTGACGGTGGTTCACCTTGACTAAAGAGCACTGACTCTCATCAGACTTGTCTTCGCAGTCCGCATGCATATTACACCTTTTGTTAATTTCGACGCAGTGGCCAGAATCACATGTAAACTGGCTTCTATCGCATATTGTGAGCAAGAGTTTCGAAGCATTCCATTCCCTGCGCCCTATGGGGGGATAGTCTGAATTTGACAGATAGCAGTAGAAAGGCTCCTCCTTCATGAGAGCATAGAGGCACCACTGATCGCCACGGAATTGGATGTAAGATTTActaattcctcgcaacaagtGATGTCCATGGTTGCGATACAGGAAGTAATAACTATCCACTTGATCCTGTATGTTTTCTGGTAGTCCGTAAAGTCTATAAATAGTTTCCTTACGTAAGTCACACATAAAGTAATTGCCACCCATGTAGGTTGATTTGCAGTCAATGCTGTAGGAAGACTCTTCTCCTGGCCTCCACAAAAAAGCAAACGTGGTAAACATGTCTTGCTGTTCACATGTAAGGTTTGTACTGATGATTCTGGTATGCAGTTTAATGAAATTTGCGTACCAGTAGACAGCATATTCCATCAAGGACATGAAAATCTCCCGTGTTGAATTTTCATGCGGCACGTGACCACCTATAGCGCTGCACAACTGCCTGTGGGTGTCGAGATTCACAGTCTggtggaaaacaaggaaaaactgTTCCTCGTTGCTTCTGCAAAATTCCTTCCTGCTGACTGAATTCCTTGTTACATTATTATACACCCAATCGTTATCTAGCAGGGTAATGAGTGCATTCGGGATGGCCATCTGACAATGGGCCGCTGCCGAGATGTCGTTTTGCGTCAGAACCCTGTCAAACACCCGAAGGTCTGCGATGAGGCCGGAAAAGGAGTCCGATGCACTGAAACCGCCCCCGGGAGTGTCCTGGTCTTGCCCTACAACCAGCGTCCCATCGCCTTCCAGGCCCTGCTTAGCTTTCCAGCCCTTGCCTCTGGCGACGACCAAGTGGTTCGGGACGGCCACGCCCTCCAGGTAGAGCTGGAAACCACCGTCGGACGCCGCGAAGCAGAGGTGCGTCCACCGCAGCAGCGAAATCTTCCTCATGTGCATGACAACTTCCTCATTGTTGTAAGTAACTGCTATGAAATTCTGCTGTATACCTAGAAAGAAATTTAGGCTCTTGATTTTAGTGATTTCTCATATACGGGCTTTGGTAAAAAGCCTTCTAAAATGCTTGCTATGATACatagtgtacatacatacatacatacatacatacatacatacatacatacatacatacatgcatacatacatacatacatacatacatacatacatacatacatacatacataaatacaggcatacatacatacatacatacacacacacacatatatatgtatatttagatatcaatgaataaatatatatgaatatctatctatctatctatctatctatctatatctatctatctatctatctatctatctatctatctatctatatatatttatatatacatatatatatatatatatatatatatatatatatatatatatatatatatatattatatatatatatatatatatatatatatatatatatatatatatatatatatgtgtgtgtgtgtgtgtgtgtgtgtgtgtgtgtgtgtgtgtgtgtgtgtgtgtgtgtgtgtgtgtgtgtgtgtgtgtgtgtgtgtttgcgcgtgtgtgtttgtttgtttgtttgtttatatatgtttatacacacacacacacacacacacacacacacacacacacacacatatatatatatatatatatatatatatatatatatatatatatatatatatatatatatatatatataacgtatctgcctgttcattgccggagATTCCAGCATGGCTGGGCAGCCAGCCAAATCTGATAGATTTATGGTACGTAGACAGGAAGAACAACCAGTCTGAATCTTACAGACAAGGGGGTTGGTCGAGTTTATAGGCTTTATGAGAGTTAATTATGGGggtcagtaaaaatagtgaaagcaGCACTgaaggtggatttggagccatcaatgtaaacatgaatactggaggaatgagtggagacacagtcaaggaaatgggtgagaagtaCAGAAGCGGGGATATCTGAtgttggtgggtcagggaaaacagaggagcaaatacagAGGACGGTATGAGCCATGGAGGAACggaatggacagaaaatggaagagctGGGAGGcaggtaaagggggaagggagaggagagtatcCATACGAATGAGGAAAAGAACaggtaaacgtggagaagaaggaaaggtagGAAGCAGGGATTGTGAGATAGTTTGGTGAGAGAAAGTTGGTGGAAGCgggcatagcatcggagagagagaagggtatgaCGTCGAGAGAAAGATGGTATGCCTGACTCatctctcaactggagaggagcggaagACGCCTAGGGCTAAGCGAAGACTGCAgtggtggattgtatcaagatgagcaagaCGGGAAGCAGAGgcagagtagatatggcatccataatcaggAGTGGcgaggatcaaggtaacatggAGATTGAGGATAGTTTTGTGATCTGAGCCCCAGGATATATGGGGGAGAGTCTGTAAGAATCGGAAGGCGGCGGTgagttttttctttaatataaaagatatggtTTCGCCAGGCAatttggagtaaaaaaaataatgccaagAAATTTGCCAGAAGAACGGTATTGAAGTGGAGCACCATATAAGAAGAGTAGAGATTTGAGGCCTACATATGCAcgaaagaaaaggatggagaaagatttggaggtagaaaagcaaAAGTCATCgttagtggcccaggaagatactgatggtACCGTAGACAGAAGGAAATAGCAGAGAGTAGGTATGGATGTCCCAGAGgcgaagatggttaaatcatcaacatataatgATGACTGGGCTCCTGGTGGTAGAACTgaaacaatatcattaacagcaagaaggactAAGGTGGGGCTGAGCACACTGTCTTGCGGGATGCTTTCAAACtgaggaaaggatgatgatgtgaaagaggctATTTGACATGGAAAGTGCGTTTGATGAGGTAggactttataaagacacccatgtttccacagaTTCCTagggaggacaattgttggagaatatggtactgcCATGTGTTGTCATATGACTTTTCTAGGGCAGATTGCTAATATATTGCTAATACGgagtcatggcgtgcaaatgtAAACATAATGTCTCGAAATGAGCATGGGGTCAGCTGTACTTCGGGCGCAACCAAACTGAGGAGACGATTTTGAGATTCAAGACACCACATTAAACGGAAGTTAGCCATTTGTTCgagtagtttgcacaagcagctagttagagtTAGAGTACCCAATTTACTGGGcttcaagaaggggaggataaaaggTTCTCGCTAATGAGGAGGCAAATTTTCTGTTGTCCATATGTGattgaaaatagttaataggaaggatagagaggaagatcgAAGGTATCGGAGCATACGGTAGTAAATaacgtcagggccttcatgagtgttgcagCACGACTGTAAATCAGCGTTGAGtccagaggaagaaaaggagcataataggactcagcagaggacatggtgaagatgatgggggtgcTTTCTCTGATGGTCTTATTGGAAGAGAAATGTGGAGAACGGTGAGAGCCAATACTGACCTGACTGATACAGTCACCCAGTTCATTAgtaacttggagaggatcagagataagagtatctcgaatatggaggaagGGGCTGGATGGGGGGATgcttgcctgatagtttatggatccgaCGCCAAACAGCTGAAATAAAAGTGAAGTGAAAGTAGGCCAGTCAACTCTATCAGAACACCAGCGAGGGGATTAGGaagtggtacatatgaagtaggagaaaagaggactggaaagtggtcactatagggaaagtgacCTAGAACTGGCCAATGGAAGTctaaatggagagaaagggagcatAGGGAGAGGTGAAGGCATATAAACGATTGCATGCACATGTCAAAGTGTGTGGGccgatctgaattaagaataataaggtcaGTTGTGAAGAGGAAGCATTCTAGAGATTGGCCACGGGAGGTAGTGATGGAATCCCCCAGAGTCTGACAACAATTAAAATCACCAACTAATAGGAAAGGTGGCTGGAGTTGAGAAATTAGCgcttcaaaggcaacaaagtcattagggtggaaaggggagaagtagactgaagtAGCTGATCCAGCAGCAAGGAAAGATGCGAATAACTGTGCAAAGGACAGTGGTTTGAAAGAGAGATGTAACGTATgttgttttctgatggataagtatagacgagacataaaAGGAGTGTGAAGAAAAGAATTAGGAATTGGTAtaagaggatgtgtaagaaaagtctcttaAAGGCAGATAATTGATGGGTTAtaagaaaggatatgacgaaggtcagttCTGTGAGAACGGTAACCTgcaaatattccaatgaaggagaGCTATCACTTAGTTGATCTACGAGTAATAACGGTTacaaaggaatgagagggggaggtggtgtaGTATCGCGAGCAACATTATTGTTGACtacatcatagtctgtgaggcaggcgagtaagtcttcttcACAATTTTACCAATTTTTGCTAGTGACAAGACAGTTTGATGGAGACAGTCCCGGTACAGATATTGAGGGTGGGGTGAGGTTCagcaggaatgggtttgccagtgaagtaTGTCAGTGctgataatgctttagcttgtTTTATGGATGTAACTGTGATGAGACAGGAATGATCGGGTCGGCTGCAGAAGGGAAccttgcctacttgtttttggagacattgctggaagaggagaaTGTTGTCAGAAtaaggagctgtgggagggatcacgaaaattcggttccatttggctgggctaaataaaGTATTTCAGATATTTGTAGAGGTGAGAGTGGTAGAAGGATGGGGACGTGTTGAAGggggagtagtgttgagagagGCAGTATTACAGAGAGGTGGATAAGGTTGTAGAGTAGTAATAAAGGAGGATGAGGTTGTTGATGAAGAAAGTTGTGAGGGTAGAGGGGATGAGGTTGAGAacgttgggagagtaggaatgtctcctggaggttGACCTGGGTGATATCATAGTAGGCACTGAGGAGGGGGAGTAGTAGCAATGTTCAGAGCTATGGTCAAAGGAGGGCCTGGGGTCGGGAACCGGGAGAATGTGAAtcagtggggctatttgatgaccttaataagggtataaaatcttcattattagCCATGggtaagcctagagtatgttggggagaagaacaatccacccctcagggtcaCCTTGAAAGGTAAGAGCTAGAGAACTAAACTGgcgaataccgtgcccatggctctcccaggccgttcaggactggtaGGTCAGCCCTTCGGCTTTTCATCGCGGCACTCGTACCTCAgaaagtggatagtagaaggaaaagaagaggagaatggaaaaagaccgtgcaaaattatTTAATTCGAGGTTCCGAGGCCCATGGCGCGGGAAAACCCCAGCATTGAGTATCAGACAAGGGATTGGAGGGGCAGACACACGGAAACTAACTTAGCATTATCCCGTTGTCGATGGCGCCGTTGACTGCATAGCTGAAGGGAGTTCCGGACAGCCTCCAGTAGAAAGTCTGGATCCACATGCAGAAGGTCAGGTTGTGCAGGTCGGGGAAAGAGCCCTTCCAGAGCGCCCAAGTGTCGGGCGAAGGCACCCCATCCTCTTGAAAAGCCACCACTGGCACCAGGTCATCGTGAGGCGGATGAGGCGAAGTAAACATTGCTAGGAAGAGACTCAGGTCGGAGCTTGTTCGGGACTAGGTCACCACGACACGGCATAGATGCGTGTTGAAGTGTGTAAatctgtgtttgagtgtgcggGCGTGGGGTTATGTGTAAGtgcatacgtttgtgtgtgtttcgtctCCGAAGCATATTTGGACAAGCTTCTTTATTCTGCTAATCTTATCCATATACTTTAAAGTCCCGTTAAACCTTTATTTCAATTACTTGTTACGTAATCGGGTTTCTCTCAAATACTTCGACTCTAGCCAAACGAAGTCTTTACCCTGATACGTGTCGCTAATAACCATAACCcggtttatcatttatcattcatacaaataatcataatcttTCACTTATGATTATCAGGGAATAATATCTTCTGAACTCACCAAAGCAGTTCGCGATGATGGAGGCGCTGACACAGAAAACGAGAAGACAAGCAAATCCCGCCATTTCGGACCGCTGTTTTCTTCAGGCGTCCTGTTGCCCGCCTACCAGTCTTCTTGGGTCAGATGACAAGACTGTGCCTGGGCTCATATAATACCCATGAGAGATCTTTTAATCAAGTAATATGTAGAAGCGCTTATGAAAACACCCCAGGAAACGCAATGACTGATTATAAACACATTATCTAGATGAACTATCATTATAAGGGGGACATTAGGACATGATGTGGAAGGTACCCATGTATTCCTACACAATTTGCTTAGTGTGTAAATGCAGAGacgtatataagtagatagattgatagacggcTAGAccgctagataggtagatataaagaaagacagatggatagatagatatagaccaagatagataggtagatataaagaaagacatatggatggatagatatagaccaagatagatagatttcgataaaacagagatatatagatatagataaagatatgataaccATCTTTAGTTAGATCGACAGGCGGTAGAAGAGAAGAGGCATAGGGGTTTCGAAAACGTTTGAAAATCCGCAGTTTTGAATGCATTAACAGATATTACTTCCATTCCCTTAATTTCCTTTGAACCCCCCCGCAAAATAAGCATTCTGTTCAGACGACGGTGACGGCGAAAGCAATCCAATCAAGGTCTTTTACCACGCCGTGTTGTAGGGGACATGATCGATCGTGGACCTGAATTCTTTATGCTAAACGCCCACTCGTTTGCCTCAGCTTTGGGGGCGGTCCGATGTGGTTGGCCTTTCTAAGCAATGGATGCGTGGTCTTTACCATATTTATTTCGTAATGACGTATATTTTACTGGTGAAATGCTCAAGTGTGGGGAACCCGCGTTTTAAAtagatcacatttttttttgttcatgtctCTACTTTTGACGGAAGTCCCTTTCTTTCTACCACTTACAAAATTCCCCTAAGTGTCGATATATTTTGTCCAGATCACGATTATCTTTTTGATAAATTATCTTCCAAATATGTTTACAGGCAGAGAACACAAACCATGAAATAGATCTTATTTTAATAGAAACAAGGGGTTGGGAGTATAAATGACAAACATCACAGTGATTGTCATAATGTGAATGATTCATGCCTGTAAAAATCGACAGGGACGACAGCTACAACAATGGCTGTCATTATAAGAATTATGATCATGAAAGTGTAAtaacacaaaagaacaaaaagaatatttattatgattatataatatattatcatatcatattaataatcatcataacaatgaaaataaaaccaataacagcagcagcagtaaatacataagaacaacaatgatgataattcaaaatagaaatataagattttaaatgtgtttgttccggtgcgcgcgcgcgtgcgtacgagcgtgtgcgtgtttcatgtatgtatatattttacatacatatataatatatatatatatatatatatatatatatatatatatatatatatatatatatatatatattatggaagtgAGACGAACCAGTTAATTATCCTTAAGCTACACCAGGATCAAGGAGCTTCGAACTGACAGTATATAACCGTTggcatgtctgtctctctggtgACTCTCTCACTAAGAAACGTCCATAGACAATTTTGTACAGTTGTCACTAACAGTACTCTTATACTAGTGATGGTAGAATGGTGTGAATGCCTCTTGCAGTGAGCTTAACAAACTGATGTTCATTTAGTATGTTTAAACTACTAATACTTGCAGTTCTGGATCTctcgaaaaataaataataataagaaattaaatggAAAGTAATTGTAACTGGAAGAGACTGAAATAGGGGAAAATGTAGTGCTCGAAAGACGAATTTCTTTGCTCAtggcgaaaaaagaaaagaaaaaaaaaaaaacacacacgtgtgtgtgtgtgtggagtattgATGAAATTATTGCCCATTTCCTGGcggagccatgtttcacttatgcataaaatgtctatggttctctcctcaactagcattttaatttcctcaaaatgtctGAGGAGAGACTGagcatttatatttttctgaCATTTTGCGATCTAATCACTGGTAACGCTGACGGCTttgccttgtcaaacattctgatcgcgctcgtacttgtttttgtttaaggACACTTTAACATTGTCTGGAAAAGCATCAGTCCATAAATAGCTTgggctttatgtcctttccccttactgACACCGTGAAGCTGAcgtagtagtcatgtgtcatcactgtcttatgggctttTGCACTTGAAATGTTTTGAAACTTCAGATAAGTGTTGTTCTATGTCCCCTTCGCTTGTGTCTGGGTGATAACTGGTGATGTAGAGGTAGACGGTCTGCTCCCTTTAACggctttagtgttttttttttttttttttttttttttttttttttttttttttgggggggggggggttctcgatattactttggtgtaaccgtcttcatcaacatcttgtgtagaCATTGCTCGTTCTGCATGGTTGTTAATGATGACTTTTGGTATTACTGGAGGAGAGGGGGCAGTAGGTAGGGCGGTAGCCCCTTGCACCTGGGCCGGGGTCTGCTGACTAGGAGCGCCTGTGGGGGGCACGTGGATGACTCAGCAGAGTTCAAGGTCGGCGTGTCAGCAAGGGCGCgaggcagctggctggccgcgggcaaggagagaggggagggttttgggagggaaggatggccggtcgtgggtatgggcgtgggggtgtggaggaggggtttggggtggaggtagggggtgttgtgACTGGGGGAGGAAATGTGAAAGGGTAGGTTTCGTACGTGGTCTCATCACGGGTGGGGTATGAGAGGTAGGGGGGGGTTCTTGTGTGACCGATGCGTTCTCTGCTTGTTTTTGCCCTAAGATTTCATAAGAGGAtaattgctgttcggagaacattccgatcagcaagtcaattttgttctcgatcagattttgatcagtgaaggagggcccattacaggtttgtgtttcttggtctgtactcttttggaaaattttaacaaGAGGAGTAGAAATACCTGATTTCTTAGGCGGTGACCAATCTGTTGGGGGAGTGTCCGTTGTAGTTGTTGCGAACACTATCTTTTCATTATCGACACACTGATCAATCATAGTGTGCACGATAACGTTTGTCATCGGTTTGGTGTCCCGTGTCGTATTCCTGGGTTTTCTGGGGTCGGATAAACTGATTACAGTGTTATAGGCTTGTTCGATTTCAGACGgactgtaatatttttttatttgatcacaGATGATCGACCTTACCCAAGACTTTTTTGTAGCAACGAAACACagaattgtgttcagcactattgttacaCTGCCGAATTGATAGATTACTTTTTCAAACTAGTTTACACTGTTGGCACTGGCatcactgctgttattgctaAGGGGCCCCTCACCCTGGGCcggggggcagccttgaccctggcTGCCTAGGGGGTGCCCATCCTCGTGGGCGGGAAGGCAGCTCTGACCCACGCTGCCGAGGGGCCCATATCCTAGGGCTGAGGTCCCGGTACCCTGGGAAGGGAGCACATtaccctgggccaagggtcccctTTCTTTCTAGGGATAAGAGCTcgtgctagctgcccgaggaagcaccagggaggccccctggttggccccttcaaacccggggggaggggtcagattaCCTTCTGACACTGCGGGACCATGAGAAGGCATGGTTTGCTGAGTTGCGGGGCTGCGGCGGAGGAGCAAAAACACGCCGTTCACCACGGCTGCTACACTCAGAGAggctatttatatgcatatatatatgtgtgtgtaatatatattat
Proteins encoded in this window:
- the LOC119578587 gene encoding LOW QUALITY PROTEIN: uncharacterized protein LOC119578587 (The sequence of the model RefSeq protein was modified relative to this genomic sequence to represent the inferred CDS: inserted 2 bases in 1 codon; substituted 1 base at 1 genomic stop codon) translates to MDLSWVLYEPRHSLVIXPKKTGRRATGRLXRKQRSEMAGFACLLVFCVSASIIANCFAMFTSPHPPHDDLVPVVAFQEDGVPSPDTWALWKGSFPDLHNLTFCMWIQTFYWRLSGTPFSYAVNGAIDNGIMLSIQQNFIAVTYNNEEVVMHMRKISLLRWTHLCFAASDGGFQLYLEGVAVPNHLVVARGKGWKAKQGLEGDGTLVVGQDQDTPGGGFSASDSFSGLIADLRVFDRVLTQNDISAAAHCQMAIPNALITLLDNDWVYNNVTRNSVSRKEFCRSNEEQFFLVFHQTVNLDTHRQLCSAIGGHVPHENSTREIFMSLMEYAVYWYANFIKLHTRIISTNLTCEQQDMFTTFAFLWRPGEESSYSIDCKSTYMGGNYFMCDLRKETIYRLYGLPENIQDQVDSYYFLYRNHGHHLLRGISKSYIQFRGDQWCLYALMKEEPFYCYLSNSDYPPIGRREWNASKLLLTICDRSQFTCDSGHCVEINKRCNMHADCEDKSDESQCSLVKVNHRQFKSLGSMPSSPFLVAGNIRVSSIPEIDISRSVFTTRLWVNLTWQDDRLYLYNVRNLSLIKKENFWAWHPDVQLIPVKTGETSKSTIFTVRRKCPGQPTLCLITEEIEFSPNCSEITMQSYYQVDWYCNFDLRNFPFETVLCNITLLLRNYQLWDENNTTFSIPQTKNLQYCVSLRDVLVSDSKLTLTLAFRRQFDGYLVTTFIPIVVVSFIAALSFLFDPEDFTNRVMVTLSCFIVVASLFSQVSASLPPTSYVKLIDIVFLGAIFLLSFVFASHVAFALRRRRGSKGGKPFVVQVGPLRM